Proteins from a single region of Heptranchias perlo isolate sHepPer1 chromosome 34, sHepPer1.hap1, whole genome shotgun sequence:
- the zwilch gene encoding protein zwilch homolog — MFGGSDVERWRNARAVRLVFEFFLLLTFLFLFPVNKNTSLKKVYIMDSLGLQAVRGFHTFLLQLCDQEKKGMLKEPMLYEEDVQVHIVKEVNRSPLHAFWKENVPMFIAERAPLKVDEDHMEDSCNDETSNATSSKSEENVGPLPLSVMKARQLVSWYTLAHNPHMSQVVNCSATTAFPLLWVRCDGSDPEGTVWLGAEPVKTGKEVTSIVFYIVTCTGPIVDKSLFTNIERLKTAHKDRHPCSAVVTKGYAQYDLFGASVMENTIMESQSNIMVDFTWNNVEKIVEIPPLTSVAMLNIKVEPGDMRSPVVQIYKELEFLLVLAQGLKTGETEWPEVLEEKSAVNVVQELIEDLKNQLDVCQHQPKKKETEKLRSDVAAVESTIHSSFAPERGDLDFAEQLWTRMRKTVSSYQDVVDCLTLVIQHLKCKDIQPWIHRGSNSSLSKLIQQSYHSTVPAVSVNGLTAIRMLLEIGLDKLRRDYINYFIGQELTTLNYLDYFVNSTVNLEEQILRLHKLHHMLELVVSCSAFLNLGHENLFALTQSCSRYYKDNPLDETHAFQLPIRPTAISAFYENEQPIMWRVEIISGHGQKELKTVWQLNARPPVDHVTFNTPDLPIDDTTLNSDCDEAFYYNTVISCSQAHFT; from the exons ATGTTCGGCGGAAGTGACGTTGAGCGCTGGCGGAATGCGCGCGCTGTTCGGTTGGTGTTTGAATTTTTTCTTCTGTtgacatttttatttctttttcctgTCAATAAAAATACAAGTTTGAAAAAAGTATATATCATGGACTCACTCGGTCTCCAGGCCGTTCGAGGCTTTCACACGTTCTTGCTTCA ACTCTGTGACCAAGAAAAGAAAGGGATGTTAAAGGAACCTATGCTGTATGAG GAAGATGTCCAAGTGCATATTGTAAAGGAAGTGAACAGAAGTCCCTTGCACGCTTTCTGGAAGGAGAATGTGCCCATGTTTATAGCAGAAAGAGCA CCACTTAAAGTGGATGAGGACCACATGGAAGACTCTTGTAATGACGAAACCAGCAATGCAACCTCTAGCAAGTCAGAAGAAAATGTGGGGCCATTGCCCCTCTCTGTCATGAAGGCAAG ACAATTGGTTTCCTGGTACACCCTGGCCCATAATCCACACATGTCCCAGGTGGTCAACTGCAGTGCAACTACTGCATTTCCTCTACTGTGGGTTAGATGTGATGGCTCTGACCCTGAAGGCACTGTTTGGTTAGGAGCTGAACCCGTTAAAACTGGGAAGGAGGTTACGTCAATAGTTTTCTATATAGTCACATGTACCG gACCGATTGTCGACAAGAGTTTGTTCACAAACATAGAAAGATTGAAAACTGCCCACAAGGATAGACATCCTTGTTCTGCT GTAGTGACTAAGGGTTATGCACAGTATGATCTGTTTGGTGCCAGTGTAATGGAGAATACAATTATGGAATCCCAGAGTAACATTATGGTGGATTTCACTTGGAACAATGTGGAGAAAATCGTAGAAATTCCACCACTTACATCAGTTGCCATGCTG AATATTAAAGTGGAACCTGGAGACATGAGAAGTCCCGTTGTTCAAATATATAAGGAGCTAGAATTTCTCCTT GTTTTAGCTCAAGGTTTGAAAACAGGCGAAACAGAGTGGCCAGAAGTTCTAGAAGAAAAATCTGCAGTTAATGTTGTGCAGGAGTTAATTGAAG ACCTAAAGAACCAGCTTGATGTCTGTCAACATCAGCCAAAGAAAAAGGAAACTGAG AAATTAAGAAGCGATGTAGCTGCTGTTGAATCAACCATTCATTCGTCATTTGCTCCTGAGCGTGGAGATCTCGATTTTGCAGAGCAGCTTTGGACCAGAATGAGGAAAA CTGTTTCTTCATACCAAGATGTGGTAGATTGCTTGACACTAGTTATTCAGCACTTAAAATGCAAGGACATTCAACCGTGG ATCCATCGAGGAAGCAATAGTTCTCTCAGCAAGCTGATTCAACAATCCTACCATAGCACTGTGCCAGCTGTCTCTGTTAATGGACTTACCGCTATCCGAATGCTATTGGAAATAGGATTGGATAAATTGCGGAGGGATTACATAAACTATTTTATAG GTCAAGAACTCACCACTTTGAATTACTTG GATTACTTTGTGAATTCCACTGTAAATCTAGAAGAGCAAATACTCCGTCTCCATAAACTCCACCACATGCTCGAGCTGGTGGTGAGTTGCAGTGCCTTCCTCAACTTGGGCCATGAGAACCTCTTTGCACTGACACA GTCCTGCTCACGATACTACAAGGACAATCCACTGGATGAAACGCATGCTTTTCAGCTGCCAATCAGACCCACAGCCATCAGTGCCTTCTATGAGAA CGAACAACCTATCATGTGGAGAGTGGAGATTATTAGTGGCCATGGGCAGAAAGAGTTGAAGACAGTATGGCAGCTCAACGCCAGGCCACCAGTGGATCATGTGACATTTAATACTCCAG ATCTGCCGATTGATGATACGACTTTGAATAGTGATTGCGATGAGGCGTTTTATTACAACACAGTGATCAGCTGCAGTCAGGCACATTTCACATAA